In Cryptomeria japonica chromosome 10, Sugi_1.0, whole genome shotgun sequence, a genomic segment contains:
- the LOC131045501 gene encoding uncharacterized protein LOC131045501 isoform X5: MASLSWIHHGQRTSFSFHPLFDLNRCTLFRINKKQHVNLQIVRYSSEREAGEGSFVKSLDVLYPQVPCRICKEWISGRGKFACDKCDGKGSLGRGGYQKKNPVNLDRIVGSKWTARETTFGWRHFIVYSKQRGSAKDWFLEMVATCDKDTHFWINSKNLKREMEHGLAAERGIGEWQQKIKRCFFVQSLQRRRHVNLHSL; encoded by the exons ATGGCTTCACTCTCATGGATCCACCATGGTCAACGGACCTCCTTTTCATTTCATCCTCTATTTGATCTGAACAGATGTACTTTATTTAGAATTAATAAGAAGCAGCATGTGAATCTACAGATTGTAAGATATTCTTCAGAGAGAGAAGCAGGAGAAGGGTCATTTGTGAAATCTTTGGATGTTTTATATCCTCAGGTTCCTTGCAGAATTTGTAAAG AATGGATTTCAGGCAGAGGCAAGTTTGCCTGTGATAAATGTGATGGGAAGGGAAGCCTGGGAAGAGGAGGCTATCAAAAAAAGAATCCTGTTAATCTTGATCGGATTGTTG GTTCCAAATGGACAGCCAGAGAAACTACCTTTGGATGGAGACATTTCATTGTATACTCAAAACAGAGAGGATCAGCCAAAGACTGGTTCTTGGAGATGGTGGCAACCTGTGATAAAGACACCCACTTCTGGATCAATTCCAAAAACCTTAAG AGAGAGATGGAGCATGGGTTGGCTGCAGAGAGAGGAATTGGTGAATGGCAGCAGAAAATCAAAAGATGCTTCTTTGTGCAAAGCTTGCAGAGGAGAAGGCATGTTAATTTGCACAGCTTGTGA
- the LOC131045501 gene encoding uncharacterized protein LOC131045501 isoform X7 — MASLSWIHHGQRTSFSFHPLFDLNRCTLFRINKKQHVNLQIVRYSSEREAGEGSFVKSLDVLYPQVPCRICKGSKWTARETTFGWRHFIVYSKQRGSAKDWFLEMVATCDKDTHFWINSKNLKSSLHDIGGPKFVWQDRERWSMGWLQREELVNGSRKSKDASLCKACRGEGMLICTACDIQNGSKIDRVDIIEV; from the exons ATGGCTTCACTCTCATGGATCCACCATGGTCAACGGACCTCCTTTTCATTTCATCCTCTATTTGATCTGAACAGATGTACTTTATTTAGAATTAATAAGAAGCAGCATGTGAATCTACAGATTGTAAGATATTCTTCAGAGAGAGAAGCAGGAGAAGGGTCATTTGTGAAATCTTTGGATGTTTTATATCCTCAGGTTCCTTGCAGAATTTGTAAAG GTTCCAAATGGACAGCCAGAGAAACTACCTTTGGATGGAGACATTTCATTGTATACTCAAAACAGAGAGGATCAGCCAAAGACTGGTTCTTGGAGATGGTGGCAACCTGTGATAAAGACACCCACTTCTGGATCAATTCCAAAAACCTTAAG TCATCCTTGCATGATATTGGTGGCCCAAAATTTGTGTGGCAGGACAGAGAGAGATGGAGCATGGGTTGGCTGCAGAGAGAGGAATTGGTGAATGGCAGCAGAAAATCAAAAGATGCTTCTTTGTGCAAAGCTTGCAGAGGAGAAGGCATGTTAATTTGCACAGCTTGTGATATCCAGAATGGTTCAAAAATTGACAGAGTTGATATTATTGAGGTGTGA
- the LOC131045501 gene encoding uncharacterized protein LOC131045501 isoform X1 has product MASLSWIHHGQRTSFSFHPLFDLNRCTLFRINKKQHVNLQIVRYSSEREAGEGSFVKSLDVLYPQVPCRICKEWISGRGKFACDKCDGKGSLGRGGYQKKNPVNLDRIVGSKWTARETTFGWRHFIVYSKQRGSAKDWFLEMVATCDKDTHFWINSKNLKSSLHDIGGPKFVWQDRERWSMGWLQREELVNGSRKSKDASLCKACRGEGMLICTACDIQNGSKIDRVDIIEV; this is encoded by the exons ATGGCTTCACTCTCATGGATCCACCATGGTCAACGGACCTCCTTTTCATTTCATCCTCTATTTGATCTGAACAGATGTACTTTATTTAGAATTAATAAGAAGCAGCATGTGAATCTACAGATTGTAAGATATTCTTCAGAGAGAGAAGCAGGAGAAGGGTCATTTGTGAAATCTTTGGATGTTTTATATCCTCAGGTTCCTTGCAGAATTTGTAAAG AATGGATTTCAGGCAGAGGCAAGTTTGCCTGTGATAAATGTGATGGGAAGGGAAGCCTGGGAAGAGGAGGCTATCAAAAAAAGAATCCTGTTAATCTTGATCGGATTGTTG GTTCCAAATGGACAGCCAGAGAAACTACCTTTGGATGGAGACATTTCATTGTATACTCAAAACAGAGAGGATCAGCCAAAGACTGGTTCTTGGAGATGGTGGCAACCTGTGATAAAGACACCCACTTCTGGATCAATTCCAAAAACCTTAAG TCATCCTTGCATGATATTGGTGGCCCAAAATTTGTGTGGCAGGACAGAGAGAGATGGAGCATGGGTTGGCTGCAGAGAGAGGAATTGGTGAATGGCAGCAGAAAATCAAAAGATGCTTCTTTGTGCAAAGCTTGCAGAGGAGAAGGCATGTTAATTTGCACAGCTTGTGATATCCAGAATGGTTCAAAAATTGACAGAGTTGATATTATTGAGGTGTGA
- the LOC131045501 gene encoding uncharacterized protein LOC131045501 isoform X3, which translates to MASLSWIHHGQRTSFSFHPLFDLNRCTLFRINKKQHVNLQIVRYSSEREAGEGSFVKSLDVLYPQVPCRICKEWISGRGKFACDKCDGKGSLGRGGYQKKNPVNLDRIVGSKWTARETTFGWRHFIVYSKQRGSAKDWFLEMVATCDKDTHFWINSKNLKDRERWSMGWLQREELVNGSRKSKDASLCKACRGEGMLICTACDIQNGSKIDRVDIIEV; encoded by the exons ATGGCTTCACTCTCATGGATCCACCATGGTCAACGGACCTCCTTTTCATTTCATCCTCTATTTGATCTGAACAGATGTACTTTATTTAGAATTAATAAGAAGCAGCATGTGAATCTACAGATTGTAAGATATTCTTCAGAGAGAGAAGCAGGAGAAGGGTCATTTGTGAAATCTTTGGATGTTTTATATCCTCAGGTTCCTTGCAGAATTTGTAAAG AATGGATTTCAGGCAGAGGCAAGTTTGCCTGTGATAAATGTGATGGGAAGGGAAGCCTGGGAAGAGGAGGCTATCAAAAAAAGAATCCTGTTAATCTTGATCGGATTGTTG GTTCCAAATGGACAGCCAGAGAAACTACCTTTGGATGGAGACATTTCATTGTATACTCAAAACAGAGAGGATCAGCCAAAGACTGGTTCTTGGAGATGGTGGCAACCTGTGATAAAGACACCCACTTCTGGATCAATTCCAAAAACCTTAAG GACAGAGAGAGATGGAGCATGGGTTGGCTGCAGAGAGAGGAATTGGTGAATGGCAGCAGAAAATCAAAAGATGCTTCTTTGTGCAAAGCTTGCAGAGGAGAAGGCATGTTAATTTGCACAGCTTGTGATATCCAGAATGGTTCAAAAATTGACAGAGTTGATATTATTGAGGTGTGA
- the LOC131045501 gene encoding uncharacterized protein LOC131045501 isoform X2 → MASLSWIHHGQRTSFSFHPLFDLNRCTLFRINKKQHVNLQIVRYSSEREAGEGSFVKSLDVLYPQVPCRICKGRGKFACDKCDGKGSLGRGGYQKKNPVNLDRIVGSKWTARETTFGWRHFIVYSKQRGSAKDWFLEMVATCDKDTHFWINSKNLKSSLHDIGGPKFVWQDRERWSMGWLQREELVNGSRKSKDASLCKACRGEGMLICTACDIQNGSKIDRVDIIEV, encoded by the exons ATGGCTTCACTCTCATGGATCCACCATGGTCAACGGACCTCCTTTTCATTTCATCCTCTATTTGATCTGAACAGATGTACTTTATTTAGAATTAATAAGAAGCAGCATGTGAATCTACAGATTGTAAGATATTCTTCAGAGAGAGAAGCAGGAGAAGGGTCATTTGTGAAATCTTTGGATGTTTTATATCCTCAGGTTCCTTGCAGAATTTGTAAAG GCAGAGGCAAGTTTGCCTGTGATAAATGTGATGGGAAGGGAAGCCTGGGAAGAGGAGGCTATCAAAAAAAGAATCCTGTTAATCTTGATCGGATTGTTG GTTCCAAATGGACAGCCAGAGAAACTACCTTTGGATGGAGACATTTCATTGTATACTCAAAACAGAGAGGATCAGCCAAAGACTGGTTCTTGGAGATGGTGGCAACCTGTGATAAAGACACCCACTTCTGGATCAATTCCAAAAACCTTAAG TCATCCTTGCATGATATTGGTGGCCCAAAATTTGTGTGGCAGGACAGAGAGAGATGGAGCATGGGTTGGCTGCAGAGAGAGGAATTGGTGAATGGCAGCAGAAAATCAAAAGATGCTTCTTTGTGCAAAGCTTGCAGAGGAGAAGGCATGTTAATTTGCACAGCTTGTGATATCCAGAATGGTTCAAAAATTGACAGAGTTGATATTATTGAGGTGTGA
- the LOC131045501 gene encoding uncharacterized protein LOC131045501 isoform X6, whose protein sequence is MASLSWIHHGQRTSFSFHPLFDLNRCTLFRINKKQHVNLQIVRYSSEREAGEGSFVKSLDVLYPQVPCRICKGRGKFACDKCDGKGSLGRGGYQKKNPVNLDRIVGSKWTARETTFGWRHFIVYSKQRGSAKDWFLEMVATCDKDTHFWINSKNLKREMEHGLAAERGIGEWQQKIKRCFFVQSLQRRRHVNLHSL, encoded by the exons ATGGCTTCACTCTCATGGATCCACCATGGTCAACGGACCTCCTTTTCATTTCATCCTCTATTTGATCTGAACAGATGTACTTTATTTAGAATTAATAAGAAGCAGCATGTGAATCTACAGATTGTAAGATATTCTTCAGAGAGAGAAGCAGGAGAAGGGTCATTTGTGAAATCTTTGGATGTTTTATATCCTCAGGTTCCTTGCAGAATTTGTAAAG GCAGAGGCAAGTTTGCCTGTGATAAATGTGATGGGAAGGGAAGCCTGGGAAGAGGAGGCTATCAAAAAAAGAATCCTGTTAATCTTGATCGGATTGTTG GTTCCAAATGGACAGCCAGAGAAACTACCTTTGGATGGAGACATTTCATTGTATACTCAAAACAGAGAGGATCAGCCAAAGACTGGTTCTTGGAGATGGTGGCAACCTGTGATAAAGACACCCACTTCTGGATCAATTCCAAAAACCTTAAG AGAGAGATGGAGCATGGGTTGGCTGCAGAGAGAGGAATTGGTGAATGGCAGCAGAAAATCAAAAGATGCTTCTTTGTGCAAAGCTTGCAGAGGAGAAGGCATGTTAATTTGCACAGCTTGTGA
- the LOC131045501 gene encoding uncharacterized protein LOC131045501 isoform X4, with protein MASLSWIHHGQRTSFSFHPLFDLNRCTLFRINKKQHVNLQIVRYSSEREAGEGSFVKSLDVLYPQVPCRICKGRGKFACDKCDGKGSLGRGGYQKKNPVNLDRIVGSKWTARETTFGWRHFIVYSKQRGSAKDWFLEMVATCDKDTHFWINSKNLKDRERWSMGWLQREELVNGSRKSKDASLCKACRGEGMLICTACDIQNGSKIDRVDIIEV; from the exons ATGGCTTCACTCTCATGGATCCACCATGGTCAACGGACCTCCTTTTCATTTCATCCTCTATTTGATCTGAACAGATGTACTTTATTTAGAATTAATAAGAAGCAGCATGTGAATCTACAGATTGTAAGATATTCTTCAGAGAGAGAAGCAGGAGAAGGGTCATTTGTGAAATCTTTGGATGTTTTATATCCTCAGGTTCCTTGCAGAATTTGTAAAG GCAGAGGCAAGTTTGCCTGTGATAAATGTGATGGGAAGGGAAGCCTGGGAAGAGGAGGCTATCAAAAAAAGAATCCTGTTAATCTTGATCGGATTGTTG GTTCCAAATGGACAGCCAGAGAAACTACCTTTGGATGGAGACATTTCATTGTATACTCAAAACAGAGAGGATCAGCCAAAGACTGGTTCTTGGAGATGGTGGCAACCTGTGATAAAGACACCCACTTCTGGATCAATTCCAAAAACCTTAAG GACAGAGAGAGATGGAGCATGGGTTGGCTGCAGAGAGAGGAATTGGTGAATGGCAGCAGAAAATCAAAAGATGCTTCTTTGTGCAAAGCTTGCAGAGGAGAAGGCATGTTAATTTGCACAGCTTGTGATATCCAGAATGGTTCAAAAATTGACAGAGTTGATATTATTGAGGTGTGA